A window from Phaeodactylum tricornutum CCAP 1055/1 PHATR_bd_14x6 genomic scaffold, whole genome shotgun sequence encodes these proteins:
- a CDS encoding predicted protein has translation MWTFCLENHQGRAPHSLAGKSHYAKTKASLEKVDGQMYLTALLRGVQIGRLGKRAFRTGSGRYQPIRLNSEYAVHLDDVLRDICFFLREFPYSFPLSLNLNVAKMLYNTRGASRHIHKPKGELPDFAKLHSPETARGKVIVLAKPPKNIGAGMTRTKVKRRTATAAGRSFDEGAYDADDADDRDYQPKGTTLKGVGTEMHEILPGVVQGGRNQYTQTAQEAMLWETTSPSVSPGTTKPGPLSLKRVKDLSALVVRNKF, from the exons ATGTGGACTTTTTGTTTAGAAAATCACCAAG GGCGTGCACCGCACAGCTTGGCCGGAAAATCACACTACGCCAAAACCAAGGCTAGTCTAGAAAAGGTCGACGGACAAATGTACCTGACCGCCCTCCTCCGCGGCGTCCAAATTGGACGTTTGGGAAAACGAGCTTTTAGAACCGGTTCTGGCCGTTACCAGCCAATCAGACTGAACTCCGAATATGCTGTACACTTGGATGATGTGCTACGGGACatttgcttcttcttgcgGGAGTTTCCGTACTCCTTCCCCCTTTCTCTAAAC TTAAATGTGGCCAAAATGCTCTACAATACAAGGGGGGCCTCGCGGCACATTCACAAACCCAAAGGGGAGCTCCCTGACTTTGCAAAACTCCATAGTCCGGAAACGGCCCGGGGCAAAGTCATTGTGCTGGCCAAACCGCCCAAGAATATC GGGGCGGGGATGACGAGAACCAAAGTCAAACGACGCACGGCAACGGCGGCCGGTCGCTCCTTTGATGAAGGCGCCtacgacgccgacgacgccgacgaccGTGACTACCAACCCAAAGGAACGACTCTTAAAGGAGTGGGTACAGAAATGCACGAAATACTGCCCGGGGTTGTGCAAGGCGGACGCAACCAGTACACTCAGACTGCGCAAGAGGCCATGTTGTGGGAAACCACGTCGCCGTCTGTTTCACCCGGTACAACCAAGCCGGGGCCGTTGTCTTTGAAGCGAGTCAAGGATTTGAGCGCGCTTGTGGTCAGGAACAAGTTTTAG